The following coding sequences are from one Musa acuminata AAA Group cultivar baxijiao chromosome BXJ2-4, Cavendish_Baxijiao_AAA, whole genome shotgun sequence window:
- the LOC135583130 gene encoding bifunctional nuclease 2-like translates to MAVLKGATICCPDIRANYSGIPTPLISNNITKAICLQSGIWGYKPRCKSIVQVGSLYVHPCSKRQWRVHCSFSSSSDDNGSMAGNFSANDEEYVNSSVMEAVEVRSGSDGFIIKMRDGKHLRCVHNNPQGGNLPDYAPHPAIVLKMEDGSDLLLPIIVLEMPSVLLMAAIRNVQIARPTVYQVIKEMIEKMGYVVQLVRVTKRVNEAYFAQLYLAKVGNEKETISFDLRPSDAINMAVRCKVPIQVNRNLAYSDGMRVVEPSKLTVQVPQSDGVLFTELDRPDGQPCLETKEFSLILNMLTAVVEERYTDAAQWRDQLHQLRSKKQNWA, encoded by the exons ATGGCAGTTTTGAAGGGGGCAACAATCTGCTGCCCTGATATTCGTGCAAATTACTCTGGAATTCCTACTCCTCTTATTTCTAATAATATTACAAAGGCAATATGTCTTCAAAGTGGAATCTGGGGATACAAACCTAGATGCAAAAGCATAGTTCAGGTTGGTAGCTTGTATGTGCATCCTTGTAGCAAGAGACAATGGCGTGTTCACTGTAGTTTCAGCTCTTCTTCTGATGATAATGGAAGCATGGCTGGCAATTTCAGTGCAAACGATGAGGAGTATGTAAATTCCAGTGTGATGGAAGCGG TTGAGGTCAGAAGTGGATCGGATGGTTTCATAATAAAGAtgcgtgatggtaaacatttaagATGTGTGCATAATAATCCTCAAGGTGGAAATTTACCAGACTATGCTCCTCACCCTGCTATTGTCTTGAAGATGGAAGATGGAAGTGATCTTCTGCTTCCTATTATTGTTT TGGAGATGCCAAGTGTATTGCTAATGGCTGCAATTCGCAACGTCCAAATT GCTAGGCCAACCGTTTATCAAGtaatcaaagagatgattgaaaaGATGGGATATGTG GTTCAACTTGTTAGGGTCACCAAGAGGGTAAATGAGGCTTACTTTGCTCAGCTGTACCTTGCAAAG GTAGGGAATGAAAAAGAGACTATTAGCTTTGATCTCCGACCTTCGGATGCCATAAATATGGCTGTTCGGTGCAAG GTTCCCATACAAGTCAACAGAAATCTTGCATATAGTGATGGGATGAGAGTGGTCGAGCCAAGCAAGTTGACAGTGCAGGTTCCTCAATCAGATGGAGTGCTGTTCACAGAACTTGATAG GCCTGATGGTCAGCCATGCTTGGAGACCAAAGAGTTCAGTTTGATCCTAAACATGCTGACTGCTGTTGTTGAGGAACGGTACACCGATGCTG CTCAATGGAGGGACCAGCTTCATCAGCTCCGATCCAAGAAACAGAACTGGGCATAA